In Lysobacter lycopersici, a genomic segment contains:
- a CDS encoding protein-L-isoaspartate(D-aspartate) O-methyltransferase, with protein sequence MTARMHLQPAALGLGMTGQRVRDRLIERLRENGIRDERVLNAIRTVPRHLFVDEALAARAYEDNALPIGHGQTISQPWVVAKMTESLFLDGAQPKRVLEVGTGSGYQAAVLAALGLEVHTVERIGDLLRIARKRFRTLGLNVRSKHDDGRIGWPEHAPFDAIVVTAGAPVLEDALVAQLASGGTLVAPVGGANAQGLLMLRKDADGKVQERNLAQVVFVPLLSGTVG encoded by the coding sequence ATGACCGCGCGCATGCACCTGCAGCCGGCCGCGCTCGGCCTGGGCATGACCGGGCAGCGCGTGCGCGATCGCCTGATCGAACGCTTGCGGGAAAACGGAATCCGCGACGAGCGCGTGCTGAACGCGATCCGCACCGTGCCGCGGCATTTGTTCGTCGACGAGGCGCTGGCCGCGCGCGCCTACGAGGACAACGCGCTGCCGATCGGCCACGGCCAGACGATTTCGCAGCCGTGGGTGGTGGCGAAGATGACCGAATCGCTGTTCCTCGACGGCGCGCAGCCCAAGCGCGTGCTCGAGGTCGGCACCGGCTCCGGCTACCAGGCCGCGGTGCTCGCCGCGCTCGGGCTGGAAGTGCACACGGTGGAACGCATCGGCGACCTGCTGCGGATCGCGCGCAAGCGTTTCCGCACCCTCGGCCTGAACGTGCGCAGCAAGCACGACGACGGCCGCATCGGCTGGCCCGAGCACGCGCCGTTCGACGCCATCGTCGTCACCGCCGGTGCGCCGGTGCTGGAGGATGCGCTGGTCGCGCAACTCGCGTCGGGCGGGACCCTGGTCGCGCCGGTCGGCGGCGCGAATGCGCAGGGCCTGCTGATGCTGCGTAAGGACGCGGACGGCAAGGTGCAAGAGCGCAACCTCGCGCAGGTCGTGTTCGTGCCGCTGCTGTCGGGAACGGTCGGCTGA
- a CDS encoding YqaA family protein, with protein MRLFAPLYEKAIGWSRHPRATWLLAGLSFVEAIFFPVMPEVMLAPMCLAQPKRGFRYATISLACSMLGAVIGYLLGHYAFEAVRPALDALGMLDKVNAGIATLQAKMAHSPWSVFGFLVLGGFMPIPMKVFTWASGIVGVPWLPYLASMAVGRGKRVFLVALAIRLGGERAERALHKYIEPIGWAVVVLVLALLGWLLLRGHAA; from the coding sequence ATGCGCCTGTTCGCGCCGCTGTACGAAAAGGCCATCGGCTGGTCGCGCCACCCGCGCGCGACGTGGCTGCTCGCCGGATTGAGCTTCGTCGAGGCGATCTTCTTCCCGGTGATGCCCGAGGTGATGCTGGCGCCGATGTGCCTGGCGCAGCCGAAGCGCGGCTTCCGTTACGCCACGATCAGCCTCGCGTGTTCCATGCTCGGCGCGGTCATCGGCTACCTGCTCGGCCATTACGCGTTCGAGGCGGTGCGTCCGGCGCTCGACGCCCTGGGCATGCTCGACAAGGTCAATGCGGGCATCGCCACGCTGCAGGCGAAGATGGCGCATTCGCCATGGTCGGTGTTCGGATTCCTCGTGCTCGGCGGCTTCATGCCGATCCCGATGAAGGTGTTCACCTGGGCCTCGGGGATCGTTGGGGTGCCTTGGCTGCCGTACCTCGCGAGCATGGCGGTGGGGCGCGGCAAGCGAGTGTTCCTGGTCGCGCTTGCGATCCGCCTCGGTGGCGAACGCGCCGAACGCGCGCTGCACAAGTACATCGAACCAATCGGCTGGGCCGTCGTCGTCCTGGTGCTGGCGCTGCTCGGTTGGTTGCTGTTGCGCGGGCATGCGGCATGA
- a CDS encoding peptidoglycan DD-metalloendopeptidase family protein, whose protein sequence is MGRMRPVLAVIATASVVLLVASCASSRVVRGPSSSRSVRSSPPPVRVSTPRYGATAVVQRGDTIYHIATVNGITALDLALWNGIPPPYTIYPGQRLRLYPGAAPVVRSTTPSRTVPSTPSAPMPPPAVSTPVNAPFAWRWPTDGSLVESFAAGDPTRQGIDIAGNAGQPVRAAADGVVVYSGSGLVGYGELIIVKHNDQWLSAYGHNRARLVNEGQLVKAGQQIAEMGRSGAARDMLHFEIRYNGKPVDPQAFLPKK, encoded by the coding sequence ATGGGCCGCATGCGTCCGGTCCTTGCCGTCATCGCCACCGCGTCTGTCGTGCTGTTGGTCGCATCCTGCGCCAGCAGCCGCGTCGTGCGCGGTCCCTCGTCTTCGCGCTCGGTGCGAAGTTCCCCGCCGCCGGTGCGGGTCTCGACACCGCGCTACGGCGCCACCGCGGTCGTGCAGCGTGGCGACACGATCTACCACATCGCCACCGTCAACGGCATTACCGCGCTCGACCTCGCGCTCTGGAACGGCATCCCGCCGCCGTACACGATTTATCCCGGACAGCGATTGCGCCTGTATCCCGGCGCCGCGCCGGTCGTGCGCAGCACGACGCCATCACGCACCGTGCCTTCGACACCCTCGGCACCAATGCCGCCGCCGGCCGTGTCGACTCCGGTGAATGCGCCGTTCGCATGGCGCTGGCCGACCGATGGTTCGCTGGTCGAAAGCTTTGCCGCAGGCGATCCCACGCGGCAGGGCATCGACATCGCCGGCAACGCGGGACAGCCGGTGCGAGCCGCCGCCGACGGCGTGGTGGTGTATTCGGGTTCCGGCCTCGTCGGCTACGGCGAACTGATCATCGTCAAGCACAACGACCAGTGGCTGTCGGCCTACGGCCACAACCGCGCGCGGCTGGTGAACGAGGGCCAGCTGGTGAAGGCCGGGCAGCAGATCGCGGAGATGGGCCGCAGCGGCGCCGCGCGCGACATGTTGCACTTCGAGATCCGCTACAACGGCAAGCCGGTCGATCCGCAGGCGTTTTTGCCTAAGAAGTGA
- a CDS encoding DUF4850 domain-containing protein, whose amino-acid sequence MKIIVSAILLFLPATLLAQTFKVTPAGNFVVNDTLIIPAYVVSTEDATSETGELMTPDLPQKNMTARAEISPEMASQLSVYWTYDGWVLVPRGWQLVRAAVGADNSSVYEFREPNNGAGVVSLYDSGGACVGCALSLAAPYFPDAKKEADDMFGQSASGLEAQIHTVKLGKHTLAYSRKNAKGQSVDGLAYYQASDDYEAFTFEVSLPQGQQALATAILNWRLPPKDER is encoded by the coding sequence ATGAAGATCATCGTGTCGGCCATCCTTTTGTTTTTGCCGGCCACGTTGCTCGCGCAGACATTCAAGGTCACGCCCGCGGGCAACTTTGTCGTCAATGACACGCTAATAATCCCGGCGTACGTGGTCTCCACTGAAGATGCGACCAGCGAGACCGGCGAGTTGATGACGCCAGACTTGCCCCAAAAGAACATGACTGCACGGGCGGAAATTTCTCCGGAAATGGCAAGCCAGCTTTCGGTTTACTGGACATACGACGGTTGGGTGCTCGTGCCGCGAGGATGGCAGCTTGTCAGGGCGGCAGTCGGTGCCGACAACAGTTCAGTCTATGAATTCAGGGAGCCGAATAACGGCGCAGGCGTGGTTTCTCTTTACGATTCTGGCGGCGCTTGTGTCGGGTGTGCGCTAAGTCTGGCCGCGCCATATTTCCCGGATGCCAAAAAGGAAGCAGACGACATGTTCGGGCAGTCTGCTTCCGGCCTTGAAGCGCAGATTCATACAGTCAAGCTGGGCAAGCACACGCTCGCGTATAGCCGCAAGAATGCAAAGGGTCAATCAGTTGATGGCCTTGCTTACTACCAAGCGAGCGATGACTACGAGGCTTTCACTTTCGAAGTTTCTTTGCCGCAAGGCCAACAAGCGCTGGCTACAGCCATTTTGAATTGGCGGTTGCCACCCAAGGACGAGCGATAG
- a CDS encoding Mth938-like domain-containing protein, protein MQLVLERPDYAYSLRGADGRHALVNERTLTRSFIVAPDALVEDWPVSDITSMRPTDLDALFALEPELVVLGSGEAQAFPPAEVMAACLQRGIGLEAMTNAAAARTFNVLAGEGRRVVAGFVIG, encoded by the coding sequence ATGCAACTCGTCCTCGAGCGCCCCGACTACGCCTACAGCCTGCGCGGCGCAGACGGCCGCCATGCGCTCGTCAACGAGCGCACGCTGACGCGGAGTTTCATCGTCGCGCCCGATGCGCTGGTCGAAGACTGGCCGGTTTCCGATATCACGTCGATGCGCCCCACTGACCTCGATGCGTTGTTCGCGCTGGAACCGGAACTGGTCGTGCTCGGCAGCGGCGAGGCACAGGCGTTCCCTCCCGCGGAGGTGATGGCCGCCTGCCTGCAACGCGGCATCGGCCTGGAAGCGATGACCAATGCCGCCGCCGCGCGCACGTTCAACGTACTTGCTGGCGAAGGTCGGCGCGTGGTCGCGGGGTTCGTGATCGGCTAG
- the yhbY gene encoding ribosome assembly RNA-binding protein YhbY produces MTTMLTSAQTRFLRGQAHGLKAMLQVGGKGLTDALVSEVDGALEHHELIKVKVGGDDRDARDAMIDELAGRTGSALVQRIGHTAILYRPSKDKRHIVLPRA; encoded by the coding sequence ATGACGACCATGCTGACCTCGGCCCAGACCCGCTTCCTGCGCGGCCAGGCCCATGGACTGAAGGCGATGCTGCAGGTCGGCGGCAAGGGCCTGACCGACGCGCTGGTGAGCGAGGTCGACGGCGCGCTGGAACACCACGAGCTGATCAAGGTGAAGGTGGGCGGCGACGACCGCGATGCACGCGACGCGATGATCGACGAACTCGCCGGCCGCACCGGCTCGGCGCTGGTGCAGCGGATCGGCCATACCGCGATCCTCTATCGACCCAGCAAGGACAAGCGACACATCGTCCTGCCGCGAGCCTGA
- the rlmE gene encoding 23S rRNA (uridine(2552)-2'-O)-methyltransferase RlmE — translation MATRSKSSQRWLQEHFSDPYVKKAQAEGLRSRAAYKLEELVERDRLLRPGMVVVDLGAAPGGWSQWVRQALGDDGRVIALDILEMPSLAGVEFLHGDFREDAVLSRLEATLGGQAVDLVLSDMAPNKSGMEAVDQPRAMHLAELAMEFADGHLKPGGAFLIKLFQGTGFDDYLRELRRRYARVAIRKPAASRKRSPEVYALAQGKLTVRK, via the coding sequence ATGGCCACCCGCAGCAAATCCAGCCAGCGCTGGCTGCAGGAACACTTCTCCGATCCCTACGTGAAGAAGGCGCAGGCGGAAGGCCTGCGTTCGCGCGCCGCGTACAAGCTCGAAGAACTGGTCGAACGCGACCGGTTGCTTCGGCCGGGCATGGTCGTGGTCGATCTCGGCGCCGCGCCCGGCGGTTGGTCGCAGTGGGTACGGCAGGCGCTTGGCGATGACGGACGGGTGATCGCGCTGGACATCCTCGAGATGCCGTCGCTGGCCGGCGTCGAGTTCCTTCATGGCGATTTCAGGGAAGATGCGGTCCTATCCCGGCTGGAAGCCACGCTCGGCGGGCAGGCGGTCGACCTTGTCCTTTCCGACATGGCCCCCAATAAAAGTGGCATGGAGGCGGTCGACCAGCCGCGGGCGATGCACTTGGCCGAACTCGCGATGGAATTCGCCGACGGCCACCTCAAGCCCGGCGGCGCGTTCCTGATCAAGCTGTTCCAGGGAACGGGTTTCGACGATTACCTGCGGGAACTGCGCCGGCGCTATGCCAGGGTGGCGATCCGCAAACCGGCGGCCTCGCGCAAGCGTTCGCCGGAAGTGTATGCACTCGCGCAAGGCAAGTTGACGGTGAGGAAGTGA
- the ftsH gene encoding ATP-dependent zinc metalloprotease FtsH — MNDMFKNLLLWVVVAVVLLVVFQSFSPRLNGDAGPMAYDQFVQLVHEDNVAKVTIGADHTTISGERKDGGKFTTYDPGDKDLVNDLIKYKVAIEQTPPRTSPTFLEIVFTILPYALMVGFFVFIMRQMQQGGGKGAMSFGRSRAKLLNEDQTRVTFADVAGCDEAKEEVEELVEFLRDPSKFQKLGGKIPRGVLMVGPPGTGKTLLAKAIAGEAKVPFFSISGSDFVEMFVGVGASRVRDMFEQAKKHAPCIIFIDEIDAVGRHRGAGLGGGHDEREQTLNQLLVEMDGFEGGEGVIVIAATNRPDVLDPALLRPGRFDRQVVVGLPDVKGREQILKVHMRKVPLADDVEPMTIARGTPGFSGADLANLVNEAALFAAREGAKDVRMVHFDRARDKILMGAERRSMAMSEQEKTLTAYHEAGHAIVGRLVPEHDPVYKVTIIPRGRALGVTMYLPEGDKYSYNRTTIESQLASLYGGRVAEELIFGEDKVTTGASNDIERATKMARNMVTKWGLSELGPITFGEEEDEVFLGRSVTQHKNVSDETARKIDEVVRGILDRAYARTTRILTENIDKLHAMARALLEYETIDVPQIDAIMEGRDVPPPMGWGKNGNGKAGSDAAPPAPLVGGPATQT; from the coding sequence ATGAACGACATGTTCAAGAACCTGCTGCTATGGGTGGTGGTGGCGGTCGTGCTGCTGGTGGTGTTCCAGAGCTTCTCGCCCAGGCTGAACGGCGACGCCGGGCCGATGGCCTACGACCAGTTCGTGCAACTGGTGCACGAGGACAACGTCGCCAAGGTGACCATCGGCGCGGACCACACCACGATCAGCGGCGAGCGCAAGGATGGCGGCAAGTTCACGACCTACGACCCGGGCGACAAGGACCTGGTCAACGACCTGATCAAGTACAAGGTCGCGATCGAGCAGACGCCCCCGCGCACATCCCCCACGTTCCTGGAGATCGTGTTCACGATCCTGCCGTACGCATTGATGGTCGGGTTCTTCGTTTTCATCATGCGGCAGATGCAACAGGGCGGCGGCAAGGGCGCGATGTCCTTCGGCCGCTCGCGCGCCAAGTTGCTGAACGAGGACCAGACCCGCGTCACCTTCGCCGACGTCGCGGGCTGCGACGAAGCGAAGGAGGAAGTCGAGGAACTGGTCGAGTTCCTGCGCGATCCATCCAAATTCCAGAAGCTCGGCGGCAAGATCCCGCGCGGCGTGCTGATGGTCGGCCCGCCCGGCACCGGCAAGACCTTGCTGGCCAAGGCCATCGCCGGCGAAGCCAAGGTGCCGTTCTTCTCGATCTCCGGCTCGGACTTCGTCGAGATGTTCGTCGGCGTCGGTGCTTCGCGCGTGCGCGACATGTTCGAGCAGGCCAAGAAGCACGCGCCGTGCATCATCTTCATCGACGAGATCGACGCGGTCGGCCGCCATCGCGGCGCCGGCCTCGGCGGCGGCCACGACGAGCGCGAGCAGACGCTCAACCAGTTGCTGGTCGAGATGGACGGTTTCGAGGGCGGCGAGGGCGTGATCGTGATCGCCGCGACCAACCGCCCCGACGTGCTCGATCCCGCGCTGCTGCGACCGGGCCGCTTCGATCGCCAGGTCGTGGTCGGCCTGCCGGACGTGAAGGGCCGCGAGCAGATCCTCAAGGTGCACATGCGCAAGGTGCCGCTGGCCGACGATGTCGAACCGATGACCATCGCGCGCGGCACGCCGGGCTTCTCCGGGGCCGACCTCGCCAACCTCGTCAACGAAGCCGCGCTGTTCGCCGCGCGCGAGGGCGCGAAGGACGTTCGCATGGTCCATTTCGACCGCGCGCGCGACAAGATCCTGATGGGCGCCGAACGCCGTTCGATGGCGATGAGCGAGCAGGAAAAAACGCTCACCGCCTACCACGAGGCTGGCCATGCCATCGTCGGGCGGCTGGTGCCCGAACACGACCCGGTCTACAAGGTCACGATCATCCCGCGTGGCCGCGCATTGGGCGTCACGATGTACCTGCCCGAGGGCGACAAGTATTCGTACAACCGCACCACGATCGAATCGCAGCTGGCTTCGCTCTATGGCGGCCGCGTCGCCGAGGAACTGATCTTCGGCGAGGACAAGGTGACGACCGGTGCCTCCAACGACATCGAGCGCGCGACCAAGATGGCGCGCAACATGGTCACGAAGTGGGGCCTGTCCGAACTCGGGCCGATCACCTTCGGCGAGGAGGAGGACGAAGTGTTCCTCGGCCGTTCCGTCACCCAGCACAAGAACGTGTCCGACGAGACAGCACGCAAGATCGACGAGGTCGTGCGCGGCATCCTCGACCGTGCCTACGCGCGCACCACGCGGATCCTCACCGAGAACATCGACAAGTTGCACGCGATGGCCAGGGCGCTGCTCGAATACGAAACCATCGACGTGCCGCAGATCGACGCGATCATGGAAGGCCGCGACGTGCCGCCGCCGATGGGCTGGGGCAAGAACGGCAATGGCAAGGCCGGCAGCGATGCCGCGCCGCCCGCGCCGTTGGTCGGTGGACCGGCGACGCAAACCTGA
- the folP gene encoding dihydropteroate synthase has translation MFDTSPQLDCAGRILRLDVPRVMGIVNVTPDSFADGGEHATVDAAIAHGLKLVEEGADVLDVGGESTRPGADDVSVEEELNRVVPVIEALAKRVPIPISIDTSKPEVMSAAVAAGAGMINDVYALRREGALDVAAELGVPVVLMHMQGEPRTMQANPQYDDVVADVHRFLAERIFAAEMAGIVKKNIVVDPGFGFGKNAQHNLQLLAQLRRLTELGVPVLAGLSRKKTIGELTGRDDPHDRVFGSVAAHLIAAQNGATILRVHDVAATVDALKVWNGVAAMPAPRAEAKPAIRWPDED, from the coding sequence ATGTTCGACACCTCCCCGCAACTCGACTGCGCCGGCCGCATCCTCAGGCTCGACGTGCCGCGGGTGATGGGCATCGTGAACGTCACCCCGGATTCCTTCGCCGACGGCGGCGAGCATGCGACGGTCGATGCCGCGATCGCACACGGATTGAAACTGGTGGAGGAGGGCGCAGACGTCCTCGACGTCGGCGGCGAATCCACGCGCCCCGGCGCGGATGATGTGTCGGTCGAAGAAGAATTGAATCGCGTGGTCCCGGTTATCGAAGCGTTGGCGAAGCGCGTTCCGATCCCGATCAGCATCGACACGTCCAAGCCCGAAGTGATGAGCGCCGCGGTCGCGGCCGGCGCGGGCATGATCAACGATGTCTACGCATTGCGCCGCGAAGGCGCGCTGGATGTGGCCGCCGAACTCGGCGTGCCCGTCGTGCTGATGCACATGCAGGGCGAGCCACGCACCATGCAGGCGAACCCGCAATACGACGACGTGGTCGCCGACGTGCATCGATTCCTCGCCGAACGCATCTTCGCCGCGGAGATGGCCGGCATCGTGAAGAAGAACATCGTGGTCGATCCGGGTTTCGGCTTCGGCAAGAACGCGCAACACAACCTGCAATTGCTGGCGCAGCTGCGACGCCTCACCGAACTCGGCGTGCCGGTGCTGGCCGGGCTTTCGCGCAAGAAGACGATTGGCGAACTGACCGGCCGCGACGATCCGCATGATCGCGTCTTCGGTTCGGTCGCCGCGCACCTCATCGCCGCGCAGAACGGCGCGACGATCCTGCGCGTGCATGACGTGGCCGCGACCGTGGACGCGCTCAAGGTCTGGAACGGGGTCGCCGCGATGCCGGCGCCTCGCGCCGAGGCGAAGCCGG